The following coding sequences lie in one Arabidopsis thaliana chromosome 3, partial sequence genomic window:
- a CDS encoding alpha/beta-Hydrolases superfamily protein (alpha/beta-Hydrolases superfamily protein; FUNCTIONS IN: triglyceride lipase activity, calmodulin binding; INVOLVED IN: lipid catabolic process, lipid metabolic process; LOCATED IN: endomembrane system; EXPRESSED IN: 22 plant structures; EXPRESSED DURING: 13 growth stages; CONTAINS InterPro DOMAIN/s: Lipase, class 3 (InterPro:IPR002921), Mono-/di-acylglycerol lipase, N-terminal (InterPro:IPR005592); BEST Arabidopsis thaliana protein match is: alpha/beta-Hydrolases superfamily protein (TAIR:AT4G00500.2); Has 551 Blast hits to 551 proteins in 136 species: Archae - 0; Bacteria - 6; Metazoa - 153; Fungi - 88; Plants - 205; Viruses - 0; Other Eukaryotes - 99 (source: NCBI BLink).), whose product MSILCGCCPLLECVYCLGCARWGYKRCLYTAGHDSEDWGLATTDEFEPVPRFCRYILAVYEDDIRNPLWEPPEGYGINPDWLLLKKTYEDTQGRAPAYILYLDHVHQDIVVAIRGLNLAKESDYAMLLDNKLGERKFDGGYVHNGLVKSAGYVLDEECKVLKELVKKYPSYTLTFAGHSLGSGVATMLALLVVRHPERLGNIDRKRVRCFAIAPARCMSLNLAVRYADVINSVILQDDFLPRTATPLEDIFKSVFCLPCLLCIRCMKDTCVPEQKMLKDPRRLYAPGRMYHIVERKPCRLGRYPPVVKTAVPVDGRFEHIVLSCNATSDHAIIWIEREAQRALNLMMENEKKMEIPEKQRMERQESLAREHNLEYRAALRRAVTLDVPHAESMAYEYGTFDKTQEDETEEEEVETEEEEEDTDSIAPMVGESSSSSSVKPTYRIRRNRRVSWDELIEHLFERDESGNLTFEKSDLPQ is encoded by the exons ATGTCGATTCTATGTGGTTGTTGCCCTCTTTTAGAATGTGTTTACTGTCTTGGTTGTGCACGTTGGGGTTATAAACGTTGTCTTTATACTGCTGGTCACGACAGTGAAGATTGGGGACTTGCAACAACTGATGAATTCGAACCGGTTCCTCGGTTTTGTCGTTATATTTTAGCTGTTTACGAGGATGATATTCGAAATCCTTTGTGGGAGCCTCCAGAAGGATATGGGATTAACCCTGATTGGTTGCTTCTAAAGAAGACTTATGAAGACACTCAGGGTCGTGCTCCAGCTTATATATTGTATCTTGATCATGTTCATCAAGATATAGTTGTTGCAATCCGGGGGTTGAATTTGGCTAAGGAGAGTGATTATGCAATGCTTTTGGATAATAAGCTTGGTGAAAGGAAGTTTGATGGTGGTTATGTGCACAACGGGCTTGTGAAGTCTGCTGGTTATGTGTTAGATGAGGAATGTAAAGTTTTGAAAGAGTTGGTGAAAAAGTATCCGAGTTATACTCTGACTTTTGCTGGACATTCACTTGGGTCTGGTGTAGCTACAATGTTGGCTTTGTTAGTGGTTCGACATCCGGAAAGATTGGGGAATATTGATAGAAAGAGAGTTAGGTGTTTCGCTATTGCGCCTGCGAGGTGTATGTCGTTGAATTTGGCTGTTAGATATGCAGATGTGATTAACTCTGTCATACTTCAG GATGATTTCTTGCCTAGGACAGCTACACCTCTAGAAGACATATTCAAGTCTGTATTCTG TTTGCCATGTTTGCTATGCATAAGGTGCATGAAGGATACATGTGTTCCAGAGCAAAAGATGCTCAAAGATCCTAGACGGCTTTATGCTCCTGGTCGCATGTATCACATCGTCGAAAGAAAGCCTTGCAG ATTAGGAAGATATCCTCCGGTTGTGAAGACAGCAGTGCCGGTAGATGGAAGATTCGAACACATTGTTCTTTCTTGTAACGCAACTTCAGACCACGCCATCATCTGGATCGAACGAGAAGCTCAGAGAGCTCTCAAC CTAATGAtggagaatgagaagaaaatggagatcCCGGAGAAGCAAAGGATGGAGAGGCAAGAATCATTAGCCAGAGAGCACAACTTGGAGTACAGAGCAGCGTTAAGACGAGCAGTAACGTTAGATGTACCTCACGCAGAGTCAATGGCCTATGAGTACGGAACATTCGACAAAACTCAAGAAGACgaaaccgaagaagaagaagtagaaacagaggaagaagaagaagacacagaCTCGATTGCACCAATGGTGggtgaatcatcatcatcatcttctgttAAACCAACTTACAGGATAAGACGAAACCGTAGAGTTAGTTGGGACGAACTAATCGAACATCTCTTTGAACGAGACGAGTCTGGTAACTTGACATTCGAGAAATCAGATTTACCTCAATGA
- a CDS encoding ATP-binding protein (unknown protein; EXPRESSED IN: cotyledon; BEST Arabidopsis thaliana protein match is: unknown protein (TAIR:AT1G24560.1); Has 52205 Blast hits to 29376 proteins in 1994 species: Archae - 873; Bacteria - 6150; Metazoa - 27099; Fungi - 3784; Plants - 3062; Viruses - 130; Other Eukaryotes - 11107 (source: NCBI BLink).): MDVKDTGINRSDTPISDQDHDFRQWNHSSLDSNFLSLRSQIFEASYRRTDLIRVNHELFHERDALRRRNSELEAGILEEVMIREEMKRDLEVSKETVSELEGEAKEKTKLLSDIADYVRSMEDRLSKLIRCLNEENVPEEERGRKLETKEYNSKSILELVKEVVTKLETFQESTKKKKMELSRSVEFLEEENRDINVLLRAALFEKQTAEKQLKEMNDQKGLALLQIAGRGLQRIGFGFGLGESVEESSETGNIANEEEENGVVIAIEKTMKKLRQEVSQLKISLEESRLEEVGLRKVTEEQAQKLAENTVYINKLQNQEKFLAQNVEELVKAIREAESEVSRWREACELEVEAGQREVEVRDQLIAVLKSEVEKLRSALARSEGKLKLKEELAKAAMVAEEAAEKSLRLAERRIAQLLSRIEHLYRQLEEAESTERRRGKFRYVWCWPMWRFPTAASTAATATGSSSYTSNRALLRYDA, translated from the exons ATGGATGTTAAAGATACCGGAATCAACCGCTCGGATACTCCTATCTCCGATCAAGACCATGACTTTCGACAATGGAATCACTCTTCGTTAGACTCTAACTTTCTCAGTCTCCGAAGCCAGATATTCGAAGCGAGTTATCGGAGAACTGATTTGATAAGAGTGAACCATGAGTTGTTCCACGAGAGAGATGCACTTAGGCGAAGAAATAGTGAGCTTGAAGCTGGAATTTTGGAAGAGGTTATGATTAGAGAGGAAATGAAGAGAGATCTGGAAGTTTCTAAAGAAACTGTCAGTGAATTGGAAGGAGAGGCGAAGGAGAAAACCAAATTACTATCGGATATTGCGGATTATGTACGATCTATGGAAGATCGCTTGTCGAAATTAATCCGATGTTTAAACGAAGAGAATGTTCCAGAAGAGGAAAGAGGGAGAAAACTGGAAACAAAGGAATATAATTCCAAATCTATTTTGGAGTTAGTCAAGGAGGTTGTAACGAAGTTAGAGACGTTCCAGGAAtctacgaagaagaagaagatggagctAAGTAGAAGTGTGGAGTTCTTGGAAGAGGAGAATAGAGATATCAATGTCTTGTTAAGAGCTGCTTTGTTTGAGAAACAAACTGCAGAGAAGCAATTGAAAGAGATGAATGATCAGAAGGGATTGGCTTTGCTGCAAATCGCAGGAAGAGGGTTGCAGAGaataggttttggttttgggttaGGAGAATCAGTAGAGGAGAGCTCAGAGACGGGAAATATCgcgaatgaagaagaagagaatggtgTG GTTATAGCAatagagaaaacaatgaagaaactGCGGCAAGAGGTTTCTCAGCTGAAAATATCTTTGGAGGAATCAAG GTTAGAAGAAGTGGGGTTGAGGAAAGTTACAGAGGAACAAGCTCAGAAATTAGCAGAGAACACGGTGTATATCAACAAGCTGCAAAATCAAGAGAAGTTTCTTGCTCAAAAC GTCGAAGAGCTAGTGAAAGCAATAAGAGAAGCAGAATCAGAAGTAAGTAGATGGAGAGAAGCTTGTGAGCTAGAAGTTGAAGCAGGGCAGCGCGAAGTCGAAGTACGGGATCAGCTC ATAGCGGTTCTAAAGTCAGAGGTTGAGAAGCTGAGATCAGCATTAGCCAGATCAGAAGGGAAACTAAAACTGAAAGAAGAATTGGCCAAAGCTGCAATGGTAGCAGAAGAAGCAGCTGAGAAATCGCTGCGATTGGCCGAGAGAAGAATAGCTCAACTTCTTAGCCGTATTGAACATCTCTACCGCCAATTGGAAGAAGCAGAGTCTACAGAACGCAGACGTGGAAAGTTCAGGTATGTTTGGTGTTGGCCGATGTGGCGTTTTCCTACCGCTGCTTCTACTGCTGCGACCGCTACTGGAAGTTCTTCATATACAAGCAACAGAGCATTGTTACGATATGATGCGTGA
- a CDS encoding U-box domain-containing protein kinase family protein (U-box domain-containing protein kinase family protein; FUNCTIONS IN: ubiquitin-protein ligase activity, protein serine/threonine kinase activity, protein kinase activity, kinase activity, ATP binding; INVOLVED IN: protein amino acid phosphorylation, protein ubiquitination; EXPRESSED IN: 23 plant structures; EXPRESSED DURING: 13 growth stages; CONTAINS InterPro DOMAIN/s: U box domain (InterPro:IPR003613), Protein kinase, catalytic domain (InterPro:IPR000719), Serine/threonine-protein kinase domain (InterPro:IPR002290), Tyrosine-protein kinase, catalytic domain (InterPro:IPR020635), Serine/threonine-protein kinase-like domain (InterPro:IPR017442), Protein kinase-like domain (InterPro:IPR011009); BEST Arabidopsis thaliana protein match is: U-box domain-containing protein kinase family protein (TAIR:AT2G45910.1).), whose translation MGEIGGEELVLDVDETIFVAVAEDVERSKTTVLWAARNFSGKKICLLYVHRTARAASWTHKKLVGGSFKKHDVKVIERVEKPKVDELMNSYLQLLSETEIQTDKLCIAGQNIEECIVELIARHKIKWLVMGAASDKHYSWKMTDLKSKKAIFVCKKAPDSCHIWFLCKGYLIFTRASNDDSNNRQTMPPLVQLDSDNETRKSEKLESSYMRRRLRYWRSLLEQVNLLQNCADGEKDTGQLEREKVEPRAPPLFSSGSSSSFGEPVGPEPVSPELVDSDTLNTSNVEEKEREGDVARKVHRYDKAMHDIGQSDRTVYGEAGKKWEEDASTTEALCKAKALEGLCIKESSQRKRLEELLEKEKLEVKMVIEQNNGFMKELQMVQGRNLKLESQMRKLQDLEKEHGEKFDTAMELLKSFRQKRDEIRIDHENAVKEVNALRRLVKGETGESSGSEMLDYSFMEINEATNEFDPSWKLGEGKYGSVYKGNLQHLQVAVEILSRVRHPNLVTLMGACPESRSLIYQYIPNGSLEDCFSSENNVPALSWESRIRIASEICSALLFLHSNIPCIIHGNLKPSKILLDSNLVTKINDYGISQLIPIDGLDKSDPHVDPHYFVSREMTLESDIYAFGIILLQLLTRRPVSGILRDVKCALENDNISAVLDNSAGDWPVARGKKLANVAIRCCKKNPMNRPDLAVVLRFIDRMKAPEVPSSETSSYANQNVPRRPPSHYLCPIFQEVMKDPLIAADGFTYEAEAIREWLANGHDTSPMTNLKMEDCNLIPNHALHLAIQDWQNQW comes from the exons ATGGGAGAAATCGGTGGAGAAGAACTGGTCTTAGATGTGGATGAGACGATTTTCGTCGCGGTGGCGGAAGATGTGGAGAGAAGCAAAACCACGGTGTTATGGGCGGCGCGTAACTTTTCCGGCAAGAAGATTTGCTTGCTTTATGTTCATCGAACTGCTCGCGCTGCCTCCTGGA CGCACAAGAAACTTGTTGGTGGTAGCTTTAAAAAGCATGATGTCAAGGTGATTGAGCGAGTTGAGAAACCCAAAGTGGATGAACTGATGAATTCTTATCTCCAACTTTTATCTGAAACTGAG ATTCAAACAGATAAACTTTGCATTGCGGGGCAAAATATCGAGGAATGTATCGTAGAACTAATTGCTCGGCACAAAATTAAGTGGTTAGTAATGGGAGCTGCATCAGATAAGCATTACTCATG GAAAATGACGGATCTAAAGTCCAAGAAAGCCATATTCGTTTGCAAAAAAGCTCCTGATTCCTGCCATATTTGGTTTCTCTGTAAAGGTTACCTTATCTTTACAAG GGCGTCAAATGACGATAGTAATAACAGACAAACAATGCCGCCCCTAGTACAGCTGGATTCAGATAACGAGACAAGGAAATCAGAAAAATTGGAATCTTCTTATATGAGGAGAAGATTAAGATATTGGCGCAGCCTCCTTGAACAAG TAAATTTGTTACAGAATTGTGCAGATGGTGAGAAAGATACAGGTCAACTGGAGAGAGAAAAGGTAGAACCAAGAGCACCTCCTCTTTTTTCATCAGGTTCGAGTTCTTCCTTTGGAGAGCCGGTTGGTCCAGAGCCGGTTAGCCCAGAATTGGTTGACTCAGATACACTAAATACCTCAAATGTTGAG GAAAAAGAGCGTGAAGGGGATGTAGCGCGCAAAGTTCATAGGTATGATAAAGCCATGCATGATATTGGACAATCAGATAGAACGGTTTATGGGGAGGCTGGGAAAAAATGGGAAGAGGATGCCAGTACAACAGAGGCTTTATGCAAG GCTAAAGCTTTGGAAGGCTTATGCATTAAGGAGTCGAGCCAAAGAAAGAGATTGGAGGAATTGCtggaaaaggaaaagcttGAAGTAAAAATGGTAATAGAGCAAAACAATGGATTCATGAAAGAACTTCAGATGGTTCAGGGTCGGAATCTTAAGTTGGAGAGCCAGATGAGGAAACTACAAGACTTGGAAAAAGAACATGGTGAGAAATTTGATACAGCTATGGAGCTCTTGAAAAGTTTCAGACAGAAAAGGGATGAGATCCGGATCGATCACGAGAACGCAGTAAAGGAAGTGAACGCACTGAGAAGACTGGTTAAAGGAGAGACCGGAGAGTCTTCTGGGTCGGAAATGCTTGACTACTCTTTTATGGAAATCAATGAGGCTACTAACGAATTTGATCCATCTTGGAAACTTGGAGAAGGCAAATACGGAAGTGTCTATAAAGGGAatcttcaacatcttcaaGTTGCT GTGGAGATTTTAAGCAGGGTAAGGCATCCAAATCTGGTAACACTGATGGGTGCTTGTCCAGAGTCTCGGTCTCTCATTTATCAATATATTCCTAACGGAAGCCTCGAAGACTGCTTTTCATCTGAAAACAACGTTCCTGCTCTTTCATGGGAATCTCGGATAAGGATTGCCTCTGAGATATGCTCTGcccttctgtttcttcattcAAACATTCCGTGCATCATTCATGGAAACCTAAAGCCGTCTAAGATTCTCCTGGATTCCAATCTCGTCACCAAAATCAACGACTACGGGATCTCTCAGCTGATCCCGATTGACGGATTAGACAAATCAGATCCTCATGTAGATCCACATTACTTCGTTTCAAGAGAAATGACGCTAGAATCAGATATATACGCGTTTGGGATCATTCTCCTGCAGCTTCTCACCAGAAGGCCTGTATCTGGCATACTGAGAGATGTCAAATGCGCTCTGGAGAACGATAACATCAGTGCGGTTCTGGATAATTCAGCAGGAGACTGGCCAGTCGCACGAGGTAAAAAGCTAGCTAATGTAGCCATCCGTTGCTGTAAGAAAAACCCGATGAATCGACCAGACTTAGCAGTGGTTCTACGGTTTATAGATCGAATGAAAGCACCAGAAGTTCCTTCATCAGAGACATCATCATACGCCAACCAAAACGTTCCACGCCGGCCTCCTTCTCATTACCTCTGCCCCATTTTCCAG GAAGTGATGAAAGATCCTCTGATAGCAGCAGACGGATTCACTTACGAAGCAGAAGCGATTAGAGAGTGGTTAGCGAATGGACACGATACGTCGCCAATGACAAACCTGAAAATGGAAGATTGCAACCTCATACCTAATCACGCTCTTCATCTAGCTATCCAAGATTGGCAAAACCAATG GTAA
- a CDS encoding U-box domain-containing protein kinase family protein (U-box domain-containing protein kinase family protein; FUNCTIONS IN: ubiquitin-protein ligase activity, protein serine/threonine kinase activity, protein kinase activity, kinase activity, ATP binding; INVOLVED IN: protein amino acid phosphorylation, protein ubiquitination; LOCATED IN: plasma membrane; EXPRESSED IN: 23 plant structures; EXPRESSED DURING: 13 growth stages; CONTAINS InterPro DOMAIN/s: Protein kinase, ATP binding site (InterPro:IPR017441), U box domain (InterPro:IPR003613), Serine/threonine-protein kinase domain (InterPro:IPR002290), Serine-threonine/tyrosine-protein kinase (InterPro:IPR001245), Protein kinase-like domain (InterPro:IPR011009), Protein kinase, catalytic domain (InterPro:IPR000719), Tyrosine-protein kinase, catalytic domain (InterPro:IPR020635); BEST Arabidopsis thaliana protein match is: U-box domain-containing protein kinase family protein (TAIR:AT2G45910.1); Has 84033 Blast hits to 83330 proteins in 4034 species: Archae - 70; Bacteria - 7751; Metazoa - 31165; Fungi - 5115; Plants - 29189; Viruses - 207; Other Eukaryotes - 10536 (source: NCBI BLink).) — protein sequence MGEIGGEELVLDVDETIFVAVAEDVERSKTTVLWAARNFSGKKICLLYVHRTARAASWTHKKLVGGSFKKHDVKVIERVEKPKVDELMNSYLQLLSETEIQTDKLCIAGQNIEECIVELIARHKIKWLVMGAASDKHYSWKMTDLKSKKAIFVCKKAPDSCHIWFLCKGYLIFTRASNDDSNNRQTMPPLVQLDSDNETRKSEKLESSYMRRRLRYWRSLLEQDGEKDTGQLEREKVEPRAPPLFSSGSSSSFGEPVGPEPVSPELVDSDTLNTSNVEEKEREGDVARKVHRYDKAMHDIGQSDRTVYGEAGKKWEEDASTTEALCKAKALEGLCIKESSQRKRLEELLEKEKLEVKMVIEQNNGFMKELQMVQGRNLKLESQMRKLQDLEKEHGEKFDTAMELLKSFRQKRDEIRIDHENAVKEVNALRRLVKGETGESSGSEMLDYSFMEINEATNEFDPSWKLGEGKYGSVYKGNLQHLQVAVKMLPSYGSLNHFEFERRVEILSRVRHPNLVTLMGACPESRSLIYQYIPNGSLEDCFSSENNVPALSWESRIRIASEICSALLFLHSNIPCIIHGNLKPSKILLDSNLVTKINDYGISQLIPIDGLDKSDPHVDPHYFVSREMTLESDIYAFGIILLQLLTRRPVSGILRDVKCALENDNISAVLDNSAGDWPVARGKKLANVAIRCCKKNPMNRPDLAVVLRFIDRMKAPEVPSSETSSYANQNVPRRPPSHYLCPIFQEVMKDPLIAADGFTYEAEAIREWLANGHDTSPMTNLKMEDCNLIPNHALHLAIQDWQNQW from the exons ATGGGAGAAATCGGTGGAGAAGAACTGGTCTTAGATGTGGATGAGACGATTTTCGTCGCGGTGGCGGAAGATGTGGAGAGAAGCAAAACCACGGTGTTATGGGCGGCGCGTAACTTTTCCGGCAAGAAGATTTGCTTGCTTTATGTTCATCGAACTGCTCGCGCTGCCTCCTGGA CGCACAAGAAACTTGTTGGTGGTAGCTTTAAAAAGCATGATGTCAAGGTGATTGAGCGAGTTGAGAAACCCAAAGTGGATGAACTGATGAATTCTTATCTCCAACTTTTATCTGAAACTGAG ATTCAAACAGATAAACTTTGCATTGCGGGGCAAAATATCGAGGAATGTATCGTAGAACTAATTGCTCGGCACAAAATTAAGTGGTTAGTAATGGGAGCTGCATCAGATAAGCATTACTCATG GAAAATGACGGATCTAAAGTCCAAGAAAGCCATATTCGTTTGCAAAAAAGCTCCTGATTCCTGCCATATTTGGTTTCTCTGTAAAGGTTACCTTATCTTTACAAG GGCGTCAAATGACGATAGTAATAACAGACAAACAATGCCGCCCCTAGTACAGCTGGATTCAGATAACGAGACAAGGAAATCAGAAAAATTGGAATCTTCTTATATGAGGAGAAGATTAAGATATTGGCGCAGCCTCCTTGAACAAG ATGGTGAGAAAGATACAGGTCAACTGGAGAGAGAAAAGGTAGAACCAAGAGCACCTCCTCTTTTTTCATCAGGTTCGAGTTCTTCCTTTGGAGAGCCGGTTGGTCCAGAGCCGGTTAGCCCAGAATTGGTTGACTCAGATACACTAAATACCTCAAATGTTGAG GAAAAAGAGCGTGAAGGGGATGTAGCGCGCAAAGTTCATAGGTATGATAAAGCCATGCATGATATTGGACAATCAGATAGAACGGTTTATGGGGAGGCTGGGAAAAAATGGGAAGAGGATGCCAGTACAACAGAGGCTTTATGCAAG GCTAAAGCTTTGGAAGGCTTATGCATTAAGGAGTCGAGCCAAAGAAAGAGATTGGAGGAATTGCtggaaaaggaaaagcttGAAGTAAAAATGGTAATAGAGCAAAACAATGGATTCATGAAAGAACTTCAGATGGTTCAGGGTCGGAATCTTAAGTTGGAGAGCCAGATGAGGAAACTACAAGACTTGGAAAAAGAACATGGTGAGAAATTTGATACAGCTATGGAGCTCTTGAAAAGTTTCAGACAGAAAAGGGATGAGATCCGGATCGATCACGAGAACGCAGTAAAGGAAGTGAACGCACTGAGAAGACTGGTTAAAGGAGAGACCGGAGAGTCTTCTGGGTCGGAAATGCTTGACTACTCTTTTATGGAAATCAATGAGGCTACTAACGAATTTGATCCATCTTGGAAACTTGGAGAAGGCAAATACGGAAGTGTCTATAAAGGGAatcttcaacatcttcaaGTTGCTGTAAAGATGTTACCCTCATATGGATCCTTGAATCACTTTGAGTTTGAGCGTCGG GTGGAGATTTTAAGCAGGGTAAGGCATCCAAATCTGGTAACACTGATGGGTGCTTGTCCAGAGTCTCGGTCTCTCATTTATCAATATATTCCTAACGGAAGCCTCGAAGACTGCTTTTCATCTGAAAACAACGTTCCTGCTCTTTCATGGGAATCTCGGATAAGGATTGCCTCTGAGATATGCTCTGcccttctgtttcttcattcAAACATTCCGTGCATCATTCATGGAAACCTAAAGCCGTCTAAGATTCTCCTGGATTCCAATCTCGTCACCAAAATCAACGACTACGGGATCTCTCAGCTGATCCCGATTGACGGATTAGACAAATCAGATCCTCATGTAGATCCACATTACTTCGTTTCAAGAGAAATGACGCTAGAATCAGATATATACGCGTTTGGGATCATTCTCCTGCAGCTTCTCACCAGAAGGCCTGTATCTGGCATACTGAGAGATGTCAAATGCGCTCTGGAGAACGATAACATCAGTGCGGTTCTGGATAATTCAGCAGGAGACTGGCCAGTCGCACGAGGTAAAAAGCTAGCTAATGTAGCCATCCGTTGCTGTAAGAAAAACCCGATGAATCGACCAGACTTAGCAGTGGTTCTACGGTTTATAGATCGAATGAAAGCACCAGAAGTTCCTTCATCAGAGACATCATCATACGCCAACCAAAACGTTCCACGCCGGCCTCCTTCTCATTACCTCTGCCCCATTTTCCAG GAAGTGATGAAAGATCCTCTGATAGCAGCAGACGGATTCACTTACGAAGCAGAAGCGATTAGAGAGTGGTTAGCGAATGGACACGATACGTCGCCAATGACAAACCTGAAAATGGAAGATTGCAACCTCATACCTAATCACGCTCTTCATCTAGCTATCCAAGATTGGCAAAACCAATGGTGA